A part of Acidimicrobiia bacterium genomic DNA contains:
- the def gene encoding peptide deformylase → MAIYPIRTFGDPVLRLSCAPVTEIDGQLATLVADMTETMYDAPGVGLAAPQIGVARRVVVFDAGFGPKELINPVFVDVSETGEQPPMDEYEPDELWLFDEGCLSVPGYFWPIERPAFAWARGLDLDGNEVEYAGDDLLGRVLQHEVDHLNGVLLLERLDRATRKQALRDLRNDALELG, encoded by the coding sequence GTGGCAATTTATCCAATTCGAACTTTCGGTGATCCAGTCTTGAGGCTGTCGTGCGCGCCCGTCACGGAGATTGACGGGCAACTCGCCACGCTGGTGGCGGACATGACCGAGACCATGTACGACGCGCCCGGGGTGGGCCTGGCCGCTCCCCAGATTGGCGTGGCTCGCCGGGTGGTGGTGTTCGACGCCGGCTTCGGGCCGAAAGAGTTGATCAACCCGGTGTTTGTCGATGTCTCCGAAACCGGAGAGCAGCCCCCGATGGACGAGTACGAACCTGACGAGTTGTGGCTCTTTGACGAGGGGTGCTTGTCGGTCCCCGGGTACTTCTGGCCCATCGAACGCCCGGCCTTTGCCTGGGCCAGGGGTCTGGATCTTGACGGGAACGAGGTCGAATACGCCGGAGATGACCTGCTTGGTCGGGTACTCCAACACGAAGTCGACCATCTCAATGGAGTCCTTCTGCTCGAGCGTCTCGATCGGGCCACCAGAAAGCAAGCCCTTCGCGATCTCCGCAACGACGCCCTTGAACTCGGATAG